Part of the Helicobacter bilis genome is shown below.
GAAGTGTGATAGGGAATAGCGAGGCTCTCCCCTTGATTGCCGATGTAGCTTTGCAAATCCCGTAAGGGTAAAAAGTGGCGACTTTTTCGGGGCTAAGGGGAGCGGGGAGGGGATAAACCCCTTTTTGCGAAAAAAAGAAAGCATAGAAAAATAAAGAGAAATTAGAAAATTTAGCAAGTGGCAGGAGATTCGTAAAAAACTAAAATAAAAAGGATAGAAAATGTTAGAGCAACTCATCACTAAACTCCAAAGTAACGAGCCATTTTTAAGCGTAGAAGTCTCGCCAAGCCTTAGCTCTACAATCGGGCAAAGCGTAATAGATGAGTTAGAATCTTTAAGCCAAGCAGATTGTTTTGTTTGCACAGATTCCCCACTTGCACGGCTCAAACCCTCTTCAATCCTAAGCTCTATCAAGCTACAAAATGCCCTAAAAAAGCCCTTAATCTGCACGCTTTCAATGCGAGATAGAAACTCCATTGCCTTGTGTGGCGATATTTTGGGGGCAAATGAGTTTGGACTTCGCTCCTTTTTAAGTCTTAGTGGCGATGGGGTGAAAAATGGCGATTGTGCGGGGGCTAAGGGCGTATTTGAAGAAAGTTCTCTAAAACTAGGCAGGATTATAGATGGGCTAAATCAAGGCATAGCAGCAAATGGCAAGGTGCTAAAGGATAGCGTGGAGACAATCTATAATTTTTCAGTTATTAATTCCTATGCCAACAACACAGAATCTTTAAAAAAGAAAATGCTAAAAAAGCTTAGTAATTCAGCGGTGCAAGGGCTTTTTACTCAACCTGTATTCTCACTTGAAGCCGCAAGGTTTTTACTTGAGAGTATGGAATCTATAAATAAAGAGCTAGGGCAAAACTGCGTGATGATTCTAGGATTTTTCCCTGTGCTAAGTTATAAGGTGGCGTTATTTTTGCGGGATAAACTGCCCGGCGTGTATATCCCAAATGAATGGGTGCAAAAGCTAGAAAAGGCGAGTATTAAAGGCAAAGAAGTAGAGCGAAAAATCGGCTTAGAGCTATCAAGGGAGCTTTTTAAGGATTTACAAACATTGCATAATAAATTCCACTTTATGAGTGCGAATAAACCGAGTTTGCTAAGGGAGTTTGTGCAGGATTAAAGATATTAATACAATCTCTTATCTATACTTACAAAAAAATGACAAAGATATAATCGTATTGCCCCCCCCATTAAAACTTTATTGTTGCAGACTTTATGCCTAAAAAGCAGAAAAGTAGCCTAGAGTAGTGTAACCTTACCCTTATGCGTGGTAAGTATGCCCTGTGTTTTTAGGGTTTTTAGGGTGCGGGATAGGGATTCTGGTGCGATATTTAGGGCGTTTGCGATGTGTCGTTGGGTGAGTGTGTGGAGGCTATCTTTGTTGTGTGAGAGATAGCTTAGGACTTTTTCTTGCAAACTTTGATTTTGCAGGGCAATGTGAGATTCTAGAATCTGTATCTTTTTACATAATGAAGTGATAAAAAGCAAACAAATCTCGCTATTACCCAAACAATGCGTGTGGAAACTCTCTTGGCTTATAGCGATAATCTCGCATATTGAGGCACATTCGGCATTTGCTGGATAGGGGCTTTGCATAAAAAAGGGCATTTCAGCGATGAATTGCGGAGATGAAAGTGTGTGTAGCGTTAGCTGTGTGCTTGAGATATGCTCCTTTGTCTTATAAAGTCGCACTTTGCCGCTAAGAAGTAGGTATAAATGCGTAGGCATAGCACCTTGAAGGAATAGAATCTCGCCGTTTTGATATGTGCGTTTATTGCCGATTTGCTCTAAAATATTAAAAAGTTTTTGCATACATAATCCTTTAAAAATAGAGAATCTTAACATATATCAATGTTTTCTTGTGTAATTTTGTCTAGCATTGCATTGGGATTCTATTATCATTGATGAAAGGAATAAAATGGAAGCAATCTATCCGTATATGCTTACGCTGCATTTGCTTTGTGCGATTATATTTTTAGGATTTATTTTCACCGATGTGGTGTTGCTTAGTCCGCTAAAAAAGGCACTTGGCGATGAGTTAGCCGATAAGATCTTTAGTATTGTCTCAAAGCGGGGTGTGAAGATAATGCCCCTTTGTCTGCTTTTGCTGCTGCTGAGTGGTGGGGCGATGATAAGCCGCTATGTAGGCACAACGCAAGGATTTTTTGACTCGGCTTTGCAGGTGCTATTGATGATAAAAGTCGTGTTGGCGTTGTGTATTGTGTGTATGGTGGTTGTGTCTTTGTCGTGTAAGTTTTTAGGACTAAAAAATCCATTGGCAAAGAGCATTCATAAGGTGGCTTTGGTGCTTGGATTTTTCATCGTGGTGTTAGCAAAAATGGCATTTTATATGTGAAGTTAATTTCAAAAAGGAGCGAATATGCAGAAAAAATTTGATGTGATAAATGAAGATTCTATTATTAGGCTTATGGATATTTTTTATAATAAGGTGCGTTTTGATAAGCGTGGGCTAGGCGATGTGTTTAATGCTAAAATTGGCAGTGATGATATGGCGTGGGAGAAGCATAAGGCAAAGATTGCGACATTTTGGCAGGGTATGCTTTTAAATAGTGGCGATTATAGCGGACACCCTTTGAAAGCCCATCTTGACTTGCCCCCTTTTCCTAGAGAGCTTTTTGCTGTGTGGTTAAAGCTTTTTAAGCAGAGTTTAGAATCTGTGTATGCAAAAGAAGAGCATATTGTAATGATTATGGAAAGGGCAGAGATGATAGCGAAGCGATTTATGTTTATGCTGTATGAGAGTGGGTATAATAGGTAGATTCTATATAGAGTTAGCATAGAATCTTAAGTAAGATTCTATATCAATAATTTTGTAATGAGTGTTTATCTAAACTATGGATAGAATCAAATTGCACCATTAAAACACATAGCTATAACTTACACTTGAAAACATTGAGTTTTTTAGGCTATCAGCAGTGGAATATATGCTGTTAGAAACAAGTGGTTTTGCATAATTTCCAATTTCTTCCTTGCCATATGGCAATAGAAACTGCCATGTATATTCGATTCTATGCTTTGCAGCAATATTTACCCCAACTCCAGCTTCAATCCCCAATGCAAGAGAGAAACTCATCTTTGAAATCCCGGTATAATGAGAATGTCCGCCAAGCAACACACCAAAAGATACACTTAAACCAGAATTTGGCTTTTTAAAATTAAATGGAATATCTATAATAGCATCTACATGAAATAAAATATTTTGCACATAAATTGATTTGTCGCTCTTTGTGGCAGTTGGATTACTTTGCCCATCAAGTGTCGCACCCATATAGTCATAGCTCATATAAAATCTATTACCCCATAAATATAATGATGGAATCTTATCTTGAAAGGTTTGATACCCTCCCTTTACTCCAAATCCAGCTAATCTGCCTTTTATATCTAATGTTGTAATGGATAATAAATTGCCGGTATAAAGCCGCGAATGAATATTTGCAAATGGAATATTAAAGCCTATAAACCAACCCCTCTTCTTTGCATTATAACTTTCTTTTTCTGGACTAAGTCCGCCCCAGCCATTATCATTTCTCATATCTTGATTGTGTGTGCTAGTTTGCGACATATTGTCATAGGGGTTGTCTATGTAATCTTGTTGCATTGACATAGAGTTATTCGCAAATGCTATGCTACACAATACTGCACTTATACTTACTATTTTTCTCATATTTTATTCCTTTTCCATAAAATCAGGGCGTATTCTACAACAAAAAAAAAAAACGCAAGTAGGGCAAAAAGATCCGTGCCAAATTGAGAGTTAATTAGGTGTTTGGATGGGATTTGTAGCCCATGTGGTTACAAATCCCTAATATTATAAAAGGCAAAAACAACATGTATAAAAAGATTTTTATTTAAAAGCCAAATGGGACTCGAATTAATAGAGATACCCGCATTTACAAACACAAATAAAATATGGTGAATACACATTTAATGGCTATAAGATATATTTAATGCTTAAAATTGCTTTTTTTTGGCAAACATTGGAGTTCATTGCTTATAAAAAGAGGGTGTTGTCAAGTTGTCTCACACAATGCTATGCGTCCCCCAAAATGGATCAATGAGTATATAACCCTTTTTAGCAAGCATGTTTGATTTTGGAATCCTTCTTGTGTCATTAAAAACTTGTGTTGGCATAATGATTTGTTTGTCTGGATTATCGATGAGATAAGAAGCCCACCAGCTAAATGTTGAATTAGCAATAACTGCATGTTTGCAAGCTCTCATAAGCTCCATTTCTTCTGCTGCATTGCCCTCACCATTAGCTTTAACAAATTCAACATTGCAACCCTTAAAGTCAAGTAAATTGCATAAATTTTTCTCACACCATTCTATATCATTACTAAAAATAAAAATATGTGGTTGCCCTAGCCTAGTTTTTATAATCTCGATTGCACTTTGATAATAGGTCTTTCCTAAACGCACATAGCCTCCATCTGTTGCTTCCATTTTTAAATAATCCCCC
Proteins encoded:
- a CDS encoding outer membrane beta-barrel protein, with protein sequence MRKIVSISAVLCSIAFANNSMSMQQDYIDNPYDNMSQTSTHNQDMRNDNGWGGLSPEKESYNAKKRGWFIGFNIPFANIHSRLYTGNLLSITTLDIKGRLAGFGVKGGYQTFQDKIPSLYLWGNRFYMSYDYMGATLDGQSNPTATKSDKSIYVQNILFHVDAIIDIPFNFKKPNSGLSVSFGVLLGGHSHYTGISKMSFSLALGIEAGVGVNIAAKHRIEYTWQFLLPYGKEEIGNYAKPLVSNSIYSTADSLKNSMFSSVSYSYVF
- a CDS encoding alpha-1,2-fucosyltransferase, with product MKYNFPLQYIRYATRSKYHKLYWLALKHYKYFYDEDPQGDNIVKMYLNDSLEKHAYPFGYFQNLIYFDDIYSIIREEFCLKIPLKPHNQTLKEKIEKTENSVFLHVRLGDYLKMEATDGGYVRLGKTYYQSAIEIIKTRLGQPHIFIFSNDIEWCEKNLCNLLDFKGCNVEFVKANGEGNAAEEMELMRACKHAVIANSTFSWWASYLIDNPDKQIIMPTQVFNDTRRIPKSNMLAKKGYILIDPFWGTHSIV
- a CDS encoding Crp/Fnr family transcriptional regulator; translation: MQKLFNILEQIGNKRTYQNGEILFLQGAMPTHLYLLLSGKVRLYKTKEHISSTQLTLHTLSSPQFIAEMPFFMQSPYPANAECASICEIIAISQESFHTHCLGNSEICLLFITSLCKKIQILESHIALQNQSLQEKVLSYLSHNKDSLHTLTQRHIANALNIAPESLSRTLKTLKTQGILTTHKGKVTLL
- a CDS encoding group III truncated hemoglobin → MQKKFDVINEDSIIRLMDIFYNKVRFDKRGLGDVFNAKIGSDDMAWEKHKAKIATFWQGMLLNSGDYSGHPLKAHLDLPPFPRELFAVWLKLFKQSLESVYAKEEHIVMIMERAEMIAKRFMFMLYESGYNR
- a CDS encoding copper resistance protein CopD, which encodes MEAIYPYMLTLHLLCAIIFLGFIFTDVVLLSPLKKALGDELADKIFSIVSKRGVKIMPLCLLLLLLSGGAMISRYVGTTQGFFDSALQVLLMIKVVLALCIVCMVVVSLSCKFLGLKNPLAKSIHKVALVLGFFIVVLAKMAFYM
- a CDS encoding methylenetetrahydrofolate reductase is translated as MLEQLITKLQSNEPFLSVEVSPSLSSTIGQSVIDELESLSQADCFVCTDSPLARLKPSSILSSIKLQNALKKPLICTLSMRDRNSIALCGDILGANEFGLRSFLSLSGDGVKNGDCAGAKGVFEESSLKLGRIIDGLNQGIAANGKVLKDSVETIYNFSVINSYANNTESLKKKMLKKLSNSAVQGLFTQPVFSLEAARFLLESMESINKELGQNCVMILGFFPVLSYKVALFLRDKLPGVYIPNEWVQKLEKASIKGKEVERKIGLELSRELFKDLQTLHNKFHFMSANKPSLLREFVQD